From Cataglyphis hispanica isolate Lineage 1 chromosome 3, ULB_Chis1_1.0, whole genome shotgun sequence, a single genomic window includes:
- the LOC126848446 gene encoding E3 ubiquitin-protein ligase ZNF598 — protein sequence MSGNNDSFNNNTCVVCYKNVDIYSIGMCEHPVCYECSTRMRVLCRQNECPICRQDLPKVVFTQEIKPFHSLTMTNLLDTQYDIYFTSLDIQEKFTELLVNTCSICKEKPVFSTFNSLKDHMRQRHELHYCDLCVENLKIFSHERRCYTRSNLATHRRKGDIDDKSHKGHPLCEFCDQRYMDNDELYRHLRRDHLYCHFCDADGLHQYYSSYDYLRDHFRQEHYLCEEGVCAEEKFTSVFRTDIDLKAHKASVHGKQLSKAAAKQARTLELEFTLAPRGENRMNRRGMVGASTSKSTRDYNGRDYNSRDYQQTSIPSGSNSFASNNEPIFTKQPSVDVQSTDEFPTLGGNAATPVPTLTQTKSRGNVTIRSTVRNQPLAVTDENFPALGLDSTGPGISKTVNFSVSSSSNASGSSGIAQCQKASTSSNVSIQVNHEPNGTVTTRVSGPNIRIRPAQLSIDSDFPALGNTEPSTSTANSTQWKEVLQWTCSKSAPANASVKSKKVAPPPLIPSPPPIQSGEDFPSLVSKSSKSKKQSIITVVPSWGQNSQSSSASNNAKTTDQTKGKTKKKKAKQVSSGNSSSGNESNSSKSNVNIAAKKEVELANTDDLDNRHYVVSKENTQTIRGSNVTSSDNSNITSVQKEPEHVNKKDRRKNKSYADGNSGIATVINMESGSGSNATLNGEKQRKRSELKIDSLNTTNNNIHRTEDFPALGSTSNSSRPPGFTNPPPGFASSTMPPPGFTIKYNSIDKLHGSNGLTFTNSSGESYSILPDNSSKHAVQAYYVSPPDFQKRNTCLVAKLNEVLIEQDKIEEFRYVSGLFRGGTCDAQEYYMHCREVMGTDAFESVFPELLVLLPDIVKQQELFKVHKKEVGGKTKGLAMCATCGQVLKNGTDFRMHMSSHTLENHFPALGNKSNMPSAKNVWVRK from the exons ATGTCTGGAAATAAtgatagttttaataataatacctgTGTGGTGTGCTATAAGAATGTTGATATCTATAGCATTGGCATGTGCGAACACCCTGTATGTTACGAGTGTAGCACTAGGATGAGAGTGCTGTGTCGCCAAAATGAATGTCCTATTTGCCGGCAGGATCTGCCAAAGGTTGTGTTTACGCAAGAGATCAAACCCTTCCATAGTTTAACTATGACAAACCTGCTAGACACTCAATATGACATCTACTTCACTAGTCTTGATATCCAAGAAAAATTCACAGAATTGTTAGTTAATACTTGTTCGATATGTAAGGAGAAACCAGTATTTAGCActtttaatagtttaaaagATCATATGCGACAACGACACGAGCTGCATTATTGTGATCTGTGTGTAGAGAATTTAAAG ATATTTTCACATGAAAGGCGTTGTTATACAAGGTCGAATCTAGCCACGCATCGGAGAAAAGGTGACATTGATGATAAGAGCCATAAAGGTCATCCGCTTTGCGAATTCTGCGATCAACGATACATGGACAACGATGAGCTATACCGACATTTGAGACGCGACCACTTATACTGTCATTTCTGCGATGCGGATGGTTTGCATCAGTATTACAGCTCGTACGACTATCTCAGAGATCATTTTCGGCAAGAGCATTATCTGTGTGAAGAGGGAGTATGCGCGGAGGAGAAATTTACGAGTGTTTTTCGAACCGATATAGATCTGAAGGCGCACAAGGCCAGCGTTCACGGCAAGCAATTGAGTAAAGCCGCCGCTAAACAAGCGAGAACATTGGAACTGGAGTTTACTTTAGCGCCACGCGGTGAAAATCGAATGAATAGAAGGGGCATGGTGGGCGCGTCTACGTCAAAAAGCACGAGGGATTACAATGGTAGAGATTATAATTCAAGGGATTACCAACAAACCTCAATACCAAGCGGATCCAATTCGTTTGCGTCCAACAACGAACCTATCTTCACAAAACAACCTTCTGTGGATGTACAGAGTACCGACGAGTTTCCCACGTTAGGTGGTAATGCCGCCACTCCTGTTCCCACTTTGACTCAGACCAAGAGTAGAGGAAACGTGACTATTCGCAGCACTGTGAGGAATCAACCACTCGCTGTAACAGACGAAAACTTTCCTGCGTTAGGCCTAGACTCGACCGGTCCTGGTATCTCGAAAACAGTAAACTTCAGCGTTTCCAGCAGCAGTAATGCCTCAGGATCTAGTGGCATAGCACAGTGTCAGAAAGCTTCCACATCCTCGAATGTTTCTATTCAGGTGAACCACGAGCCCAACGGCACTGTTACTACTAGAGTGTCCGGACCTAACATTAGAATACGTCCCGCGCAATTGTCGATAGATTCTGATTTCCCGGCCTTGGGTAATACCGAACCGTCTACCAGTACTGCCAATTCGACTCAGTGGAAGGAAGTCCTTCAGTGGACCTGTTCGAAATCGGCACCGGCCAACGCATCGGTGAAATCCAAGAAAGTCGCGCCACCACCTTTAATACCATCGCCACCGCCCATTCAGTCCGGCGAGGATTTTCCGAGTCTAGTTTCTAAATCGTCGAAATCGAAAAAGCAATCGATAATAACGGTAGTACCATCGTGGGGACAGAATTCACAAAGTTCTAGCGCTAGCAACAATGCAAAAACGACGGATCAGACGAAGggcaaaacaaaaaagaaaaaagcgaaACAAGTTTCGAGTGGTAACAGCTCGAGCGGAAATGAGTCTAATAGCTCTAAGTCGAATGTAAATATCGCAGCAAAGAAAGAAGTCGAGTTGGCGAATACTGATGACTTGGATAATCGTCACTATGTCGTATCTAAAGAGAATACGCAAACCATACGAGGCTCTAATGTCACAAGCAGCGATAATTCCAATATTACGAGCGTGCAGAAGGAGCCGGAGCATGTAAATAAGAAGGACAGAAGAAAGAACAAAAGCTACGCGGATGGAAATTCCGGCATTGCGACCGTTATAAATATGGAATCCGGAAGTGGAAGCAATGCTACCTTGAACGGAGAAAAGCAACGAAAACGCAGCGAGCTCAAAATAGACAGTCTGAATAcgactaataataatatccatcGGACGGAAGATTTTCCCGCTTTGGGTAGCACGAGCAATAGTAGCAGACCGCCGGGTTTCACGAATCCGCCTCCTGGTTTCGCTTCATCGACCATGCCGCCACCCGGTTTCACCATCAAGTATAACAGCATCGATAAATTGCACGGCAGCAACGGCTTGACGTTCACAAACAGCTCCGGCGAGAGCTATTCTATTTTACCGGATAACAGTAGTAAGCACGCCGTCCAAGCTTATTACGTATCACCACCAGATTTTCAGAAACGAAATACGTGCCTAGTGGCAAAACTTAATGAGGTCCTTATCGAGCAAGATAAGATCGAAGAATTTCGTTATGTGAGCGGTCTCTTTCGCGGAGGCACCTGCGATGCCCAAGAATACTATATGCATTGTCGCGAAGTTATGGGCACCGATGCCTTCGAGAGCGTATTCCCCGAGCTTTTGGTACTATTGCCGGATATTGTGAAGCAGCAAGAGTTGTTCAAGGTGCACAAAAAGGAAGTTGGCGGTAAAACAAAGGGACTGGCGATGTGCGCAACATGCGGCCAAGTTCTCAAGAATGGCACGGACTTTAGAATGCATATGTCTAGTCATACGCTGGAGAATCACTTCCCGGCATTGGGTAATAAGAGCAATATGCCATCGGCAAAAAACGTGTGGGTACGTAAATAA